The Nitrosarchaeum sp. genomic sequence GTGGGTCTATGGCGCAGCCAGGTAGCGCACCGGACTCTTAATCCGGTTGTCGTGGGTCCGAATCCCACTAGACCCGCTTTTTTGTTAAATTAACTTCAATATGAAAATAAAAATTTTATAATAATTCTAATTTTATAAATCTGATAATAATTCTAAATCTAATTCAAACTCTTTTGGTAATCCATTCCACCAATTATTATCTGACATTCAAAATGTTTTGCGATGTGTTAACTTATAGATCTTTCTAAATTTGGATTAGATGTTAAATTTTTATCCCCTGAACGTTCACAATATCTTTTTGCCAAGTTTAATAGCTCATCTACTCCAATCGGTTTAGCAATTACAGAAATCAAACCTTGTTCAAGAGCTAGTTTATTTCTTGCATTAAATTCAGAATATCCTGTGACTATCACCACTTTTGCATTTTTATCAAATTCTATAATTTGAGAAAATGCTTCATATCCATCTATCTTTGGCAGGATTCCATCCATCACTACTAAATCGGGATGTATTTGCTTGTATTTTGATATGGCCTCCTCACCGTTAATGGCTCTTTGGACATCAAATTTATTGATCTCCAGTATTTCTACATACAAATTTAATAGTTCTTCATCATCTTCAACGATTAAAATTACTGTCATATTATTAGTATGATATTCTTAAGTTGTTAATTAAATTTAGGTTTGTAAACTTTAATACAAATAATGATTCTACCACCAATAACCAATTAACGCATAACTCTCACAAAAACATATTATCTAATTAATACTCTAATCTATGTGAAATTAAGAGGTTCCATTTATGGATAATTTAGAATATAAACACAATGAAAGTAAAAAAGACCATAATCGCATTATTTTTCTAGTATCCGTTCTATTGGGGATAACTTTACTTTATCAAGTAAGGCCATTTTTAGAAGACTCGCAATTTATCTTGATTTCTATTCCTGCGTACGCAATTATTGTTGTGATATTGCTTCTATTTTCATTACTTCTTACAATCAAATTGTACAAACAGAATCATTTCCAATCAAAGGCATTTATGCTCTTTACAATAGGTGTTTCATTTTGGTTTGTAGCAGATCAGATTTGGGTAATATATGAAAATATCTATGATGTAGATCCTTTTCCATCAATTGCTGATGTTTTTTATATTGGTGCATATCTTTTTTTTGTTGGATTTCTTTTATTATCGTTAAAGCCAATCAAAAAATTAATAACAAAAAAGATTTGGTTATTTGCATTTTTGTTGTCACTTTCATTAGTAATTCCATCTGTGATGGGATATTCAAATTCATTTGATAAAGAGGGAGAATTGGATGTTTTTTCTAAATCTATTTTATTATCATATCCTATCATGTCTGGATTCCAATTAGCTCCTGCTATTGTTGGAATTTTGTTTATGGTAAAAAAGGGTGTTAGCTATTCATGGATGTTAATGTTGTTTGCATTTCTGATTTATAGCATCTCTGATACATTCTATCTTTTTTCATCGTTAGATAATACGTATCATGATGGACATCCTGTAGATCTAATGTATCTGTATAGTTATATTTTGTTAATATTTTCTGTTCATAATCGTATAAAAATTTCCAATAATTCTAATATTCGTAGTAATGAAATATTTTTTAACGAAGATATAAAATTTGAAACTATTACAAAGTACGGTATTCCGCTTACACTGCTAATATTTTCAATGATTGTTGTTATCTCTATGATCAGCATATTGTACTTAAATCCTGAAGAGGGATTTTCATTTGAACATATTGTATTTGGAGTTTCTGCCATACTTATCGTATTTTCTGTAATAATTATCACAATTAACCGAAATCTCACAAAATTTGTTAGAATGAAGACTATAGATCTTGAAAAACAACGAAGTAGTTTAGAAGAGCTAATTGAAGAAAAAACACAAGCAGTACTCAAAGCAGAAAGATTATCTGCTATTGGAGAACTATCTGGTCGTTTAGCACACGATTTAAGAAATCCATTATCTGTAATGAAATTGTCTGTTGATTTAATTAAACAACATCCTGCAGATACAAAAATTTCTGATACTATCATTACCAAAAGACTCGAATTAATCGAAAAAAGTATTGATAGAATATCTCATCAAGTAGATGATGTGTTAGATTATGTTCGAAATTCTCCCTTAAAGCCTACTTCTGTATCTCTTAGGACATTAATTTTAGCATCAATTGACAAGGTCCATGTTCCACATGATGTTATAATTACTGTTTCAGATGCTGATGTAATTGTAACTTGTGATACAGTGAAAATTGACGCAGTTTTCATTAATCTTATCATAAATGCAATTCAGGCAATGAATCAAGGAGGTACACTTGAAATAAATATTAAAACGCATGGTGATTATGCTGTTATTGATTTTATTGATTCAGGTTTAGGTATTCCTGAAGATTTTATTAATAAAATATTTGAACCTCTATTTACTACAAAACAAAAAGGAACCGGACTGGGTCTAGCTAGCTGTAAAAATATTATCGAACAACACAATGGAAGTATCACAGTAAAAAACAACCCAACTACATTTACAATCAAAATACCAAAAACCTATGATGGATTAGGTAGGCAATAGCCTCTATATTTCTAAAGTTTTCTTAGAAGCGTAAATCTGCTTTTATCTGGTTCTATTTCTTCGTGCATATCCACATTACTGATTATTTTGACATTATACTCTAACCATCTTTTTTGCATATTTCTAAATTTAGAATTACTGTTGATTTGTTTTTCTGATTCATCATATCTTTCACAGTTCATAATGTATTTTCCAGATACACGGTGCATTTCAGAAATTCCTTTCTCTAAAACATCGTCTTCTAGATAATTCAATAGCTGGTGAGTGAATACAAAATCAACTGATGCATTTTCAAAAGGCAAATCTGTAATTGATGCTTTTTTAAAATTAAACATCGGGCTTTTTGCTTTTGCAATATCTAATGCTGTATCATTTAAATCTGCACCATAAACATCAAATGATTCAGGAAATAATCGTAAATCAATTCCAGTACCGCATCCTATTTCTAATACACTTGTACAACGCAATGAAACTACCAAATCCCTGACAAATTTTGCAAATTCTTCATTGAATTTAGATTCATTTTCAATTGCATATTTATCCCAAAACTCTTTATCGTAATTCATAAAATATTTTCATTTGTCTTGTATTTGATATTATTTGTTTAATGTTGACACTTACATGGGACAAGTTTTGTATCAAATGTACAATCGTGAGGTCCATCTGATCTGTTATCCATTGGAATCTCTTTCATGCAATCATCATGGCGACCTTTTCTGCAAAACCAGCAGATCTCCTCTGTATTTCCAGTTGAGCAATATTCCATACTTGTATTACTATATTTGTGGGTAAAAAACTTCTTGGAATATTAGATAAAAGTTAACCACGGTAAAAATCTCTCATCTTTTCCCATCGTAACGTCTGAAAATAATTTCTGTAATTCTTTTGTGGTCTTTCCCATCTTTGCATTTCCAATAACTACTTTATCGATTTGTGTGACTGATTTTACTTCAGCAGCGGTTCCTGTCATAAATATCTCATCAGCAGAATACAAATCTCCTCTTTCAAGATCTCTTTCTATCACATATCCGCCATTTTCTTCAATGATTTGGATTACACTATCTCGTGTAATTCCTTCTAAACCTCCTGCTGAAAGTGGGGGAGTTTGAATTGTATCGTCTTTTACGATGAAAATATTCTCTGCGCTACCTTCTGCAACTTTTCCGTTTATGTTTAGCATAATTGCTTCATCATACCCGTTCTCTAGTGCCTCAACTCTTGCTAGTGCTGCGTTTGCATAGTTTGAAGCTGCTTTTGCCTGCATCGGTTGTGATCTGGAATCTATCTTTATCCAACTTGAAACTTTGCATTTTGCACCAGAGAATTTTCCAGCTTTTCCTTCTCCCATATTCCATTCCCAACAAGCAATTGATACATCAACTTTATTTGGAGTTGGTGTAAGACCCATTGTACCAAAACCATAGTATGCCAATGGTCTGATGTAGCATTCTTTTAGTCCGTTAGCTTTTACTGTTTTAATTATTGCATCTGTTATCTCTTTTTTTGAATATTGCATCTTCATCGAATATAATTTTGCTGAATTAAACAATCTGTCTACATGTTCTTCTAATCTAAAAATTGCTGATCCCTTTGGTGTGTTATAACATCTAATCCCTTCAAAGATTGATGTTGAATAATGTAAGGCATGAGTAAGTACGTGTACTTTGGCATCTTTGAATGGTACTAACTTTCTATTCATCCAAATTTTGCCAATTTCCTTCATAGGAGAGGGAAAATACTATGCCAATTTAAAGAATATCTTTGGGATTGGTAGAATAAATTCTAATTTGTTTATGTTTTTAATTACTCGGCAAGTGCCTAAATACATCATAAATCAATTTAGGTTATGGAATGGATTTTAGGTTTTTCTGCAATTATTCTTTTAATAATAGGTCTGATTGGTCAGGCATTTGAATTAAGAAAAATTAGAATTGATTCTACTCAAGATCAACTAGGCTCAGCTAATATTTTTCTTAACAAGAAAAATTTCAAGTGGTATGCAATTATTATTGTAGGCATGATTATTTGGTATGTAGCTGAGCGTATGTGAAGATTCTATATAGATCACATCTATATACTTGAAAATGCTAGTATTATTATCGCGTGTTTAGGGTAACGCCGGACTAAATCTAGATAAGGTCCAAGAACAAACCCTTATTGGCGGTAAAGGTGAAAACCCTTAACGCCTCTTTAACTCAATTAAATAAAATTAATTTTTGAAATTTCTTGGTGAATCACGTTTATAGCTTTTCTGATACTGTCTTTAGAATCTTCAATAACAATAATTATTCTTGAAGTCTCTTCTTGTGCATCCATATTCAAAATGTTTAGTCCCACCTCACCAATCTTTGCACTAGTTCTTGATGCTACCTGCTGTACTCTCCACATCTCATCTCCAATTAGTGTGATTACTCCTCGGTTGTATGTAATTGATGCAAGTGGATCAAATCCAAGAAAATATTTTTCATTTCTTTTAACGTAATCTGCATCTAAAAATAATATTCTTGAAAATTCAACACCGTCTTTAGTAAATGGTGATAAAATTATGTATTCGCTGTACCGTTTGTCTTTTTCTAATGATACTAGTAATTTTTGGGCTGCATTTGTTTCAATTTTAAAAATTGCACAATTTTCTTTTCCGGTTACAATCTTAATTGGATGACCATTTTTGCTATTTGGTACTCGTTTTATAGTAGTAGTTTTTGACGGTTCTTTCATATTTGTAACAATAATTGGCATATCCACTCCATTCTCTACAATCTCTTTGATTGCAATAGGATCCAAAATTTTCATTCCAAACATTCCTGCTAGTCTTGCCTCATTGTATGATAATTCATCTACTTCAGTCAATCCATTTTCAACAATTTTTGGATCTGCAGACACTACAGAACTATCTTTTTCAAAATCTATTCTGGTTTCATATTTTTTATGAAATAGTATTCCCAGATCAGCTGCTGTTCTATCGGAACCTCCTCGTTCATATGTAGTAATTACTCCCTCTGGAGTTTTTCCTATGAATCCTCCGATTGCAACTACCTCATTTTCATCTACCAATTTAGCTGTTTTTCCGAGATTTTCTCTTGATTTAGATGCAAGAAAATTAGTTGATTCTATATTATGATCTGTAATTATTGGCCAGTCATCATAACTTACTGCATTTGATTTTATCCCATTACTTTTAAGAATGTAATTCATTACATGTGAAATCAGAATCTCTCCTGAAAACGCCAATGATCGTGAACGTACCTCATTTACAAATTCTTTTTTTAGTAATGCTTCATCTAATGCCATTTCAGCTTTTTTTAGGAACAAATCTATGCTTTTTTGACAATCTTCTTTATTTTCAGAATTTACAAATTTTATGATCTTTTCGTAACATGATTTTATAGCATCCAAATTTGCTTTTTCACCGTTTTCGACATTTCTTCCCTGCTCTAAGATTACATCTGTAAGCGAGCATTTTTTTCCATTTTGAATTGTTAGCGGTGCTGAAAATACTGCAATAATTTTGGAATCTTTCTTTAAATCATTAATTCTATCTATAACTAATGGTATTGAAATACCATCAATACCAATGGCACTACCACCAAATTTGGCTACGACTAACTTTATCATGATACTTTAACAAAAATAATCGGTTATCTATTAAGGATTGGATCAATATTACATCAATTTTTTGATTATGTTGTATGCATTAATTGCTCCGTTACTATGTACTGGATTTCTCTTCTGCTCTAGTTTTTCAATGATTAATTCGTCGATTTTGTAAATATCTTCAAAAACAAACCCTTCTTCTTTTGCATTATCTTCTTGTTCAAAATGCCCCTTTATTGGAATAAAAATTCCAGGCGTACCATACACTTTTGATTCATCTATAGTTGATTTCCCTGCAAGCGATACTATCACATCAGCTGCAAAAATTATCTCATGGAGGTTATCTACAAATCCAAAATTTCTTACAGTTTCTTCAAACTCTTTACTCAAAGATGGACCTGAAACTACTATCACATCAATATCTTTTTTTATTTTTGAAATTGATTCTATTGTTTTTTCAATTAGATACAAGCCAGCATCTGTCCCTCCTACCGAAATGACTATGGTTTTTTTATCAAATGAAAACTTTTTCCGAAGTTCATCTCTAGAAAATCTTGTTTGTCTTACAATTGGTCCAACCCTTTTGATATTTCCTTCATCAACTCCATTTTCAGGAATAATAACAGTATCACAATTTTTCATAATTTTCTGCATAGATTTATTCATCATTTTTTCAATAAACGATGTTATGCCATTTACAAAATTAGTTTGTACAATATCTGTGATCAAGACAGTCGGTATTTTTTTATTTTGAGCTATAGTAAGTGAAGCAAAGTCTTCATCACTTACAATAAATTTAGGCTTGTCTTTTTGTATAATTTCTTCAGAAATTTTTTTACATCTTTTATAATATTGATAATAATTCCAAAGCCATCTAGTTGAATTTTTTAGCTTTCCATTTTCTATAATAAATGATGGTGGAATGTATACATCTTCAACT encodes the following:
- a CDS encoding response regulator, translated to MTVILIVEDDEELLNLYVEILEINKFDVQRAINGEEAISKYKQIHPDLVVMDGILPKIDGYEAFSQIIEFDKNAKVVIVTGYSEFNARNKLALEQGLISVIAKPIGVDELLNLAKRYCERSGDKNLTSNPNLERSIS
- a CDS encoding sensor histidine kinase codes for the protein MDNLEYKHNESKKDHNRIIFLVSVLLGITLLYQVRPFLEDSQFILISIPAYAIIVVILLLFSLLLTIKLYKQNHFQSKAFMLFTIGVSFWFVADQIWVIYENIYDVDPFPSIADVFYIGAYLFFVGFLLLSLKPIKKLITKKIWLFAFLLSLSLVIPSVMGYSNSFDKEGELDVFSKSILLSYPIMSGFQLAPAIVGILFMVKKGVSYSWMLMLFAFLIYSISDTFYLFSSLDNTYHDGHPVDLMYLYSYILLIFSVHNRIKISNNSNIRSNEIFFNEDIKFETITKYGIPLTLLIFSMIVVISMISILYLNPEEGFSFEHIVFGVSAILIVFSVIIITINRNLTKFVRMKTIDLEKQRSSLEELIEEKTQAVLKAERLSAIGELSGRLAHDLRNPLSVMKLSVDLIKQHPADTKISDTIITKRLELIEKSIDRISHQVDDVLDYVRNSPLKPTSVSLRTLILASIDKVHVPHDVIITVSDADVIVTCDTVKIDAVFINLIINAIQAMNQGGTLEINIKTHGDYAVIDFIDSGLGIPEDFINKIFEPLFTTKQKGTGLGLASCKNIIEQHNGSITVKNNPTTFTIKIPKTYDGLGRQ
- a CDS encoding class I SAM-dependent methyltransferase — encoded protein: MNYDKEFWDKYAIENESKFNEEFAKFVRDLVVSLRCTSVLEIGCGTGIDLRLFPESFDVYGADLNDTALDIAKAKSPMFNFKKASITDLPFENASVDFVFTHQLLNYLEDDVLEKGISEMHRVSGKYIMNCERYDESEKQINSNSKFRNMQKRWLEYNVKIISNVDMHEEIEPDKSRFTLLRKL
- a CDS encoding branched-chain amino acid transaminase: MKEIGKIWMNRKLVPFKDAKVHVLTHALHYSTSIFEGIRCYNTPKGSAIFRLEEHVDRLFNSAKLYSMKMQYSKKEITDAIIKTVKANGLKECYIRPLAYYGFGTMGLTPTPNKVDVSIACWEWNMGEGKAGKFSGAKCKVSSWIKIDSRSQPMQAKAASNYANAALARVEALENGYDEAIMLNINGKVAEGSAENIFIVKDDTIQTPPLSAGGLEGITRDSVIQIIEENGGYVIERDLERGDLYSADEIFMTGTAAEVKSVTQIDKVVIGNAKMGKTTKELQKLFSDVTMGKDERFLPWLTFI
- a CDS encoding amino acid kinase family protein, translating into MIKLVVAKFGGSAIGIDGISIPLVIDRINDLKKDSKIIAVFSAPLTIQNGKKCSLTDVILEQGRNVENGEKANLDAIKSCYEKIIKFVNSENKEDCQKSIDLFLKKAEMALDEALLKKEFVNEVRSRSLAFSGEILISHVMNYILKSNGIKSNAVSYDDWPIITDHNIESTNFLASKSRENLGKTAKLVDENEVVAIGGFIGKTPEGVITTYERGGSDRTAADLGILFHKKYETRIDFEKDSSVVSADPKIVENGLTEVDELSYNEARLAGMFGMKILDPIAIKEIVENGVDMPIIVTNMKEPSKTTTIKRVPNSKNGHPIKIVTGKENCAIFKIETNAAQKLLVSLEKDKRYSEYIILSPFTKDGVEFSRILFLDADYVKRNEKYFLGFDPLASITYNRGVITLIGDEMWRVQQVASRTSAKIGEVGLNILNMDAQEETSRIIIVIEDSKDSIRKAINVIHQEISKINFI
- a CDS encoding glycosyltransferase, with the translated sequence MIDLDFFSSPIGLGHVTRDIAIANNFENISTKFITGSNAAKILKNLDFKVEDVYIPPSFIIENGKLKNSTRWLWNYYQYYKRCKKISEEIIQKDKPKFIVSDEDFASLTIAQNKKIPTVLITDIVQTNFVNGITSFIEKMMNKSMQKIMKNCDTVIIPENGVDEGNIKRVGPIVRQTRFSRDELRKKFSFDKKTIVISVGGTDAGLYLIEKTIESISKIKKDIDVIVVSGPSLSKEFEETVRNFGFVDNLHEIIFAADVIVSLAGKSTIDESKVYGTPGIFIPIKGHFEQEDNAKEEGFVFEDIYKIDELIIEKLEQKRNPVHSNGAINAYNIIKKLM